The genomic interval GAGCAGCGTCTGGCCGTCGGAAAAGTCGAGGCGGAAAAGCACGCAGTCCGGATCGTCCGTCCCCATGATGCGGTCGAGCGAGAAACTGAGCCGCGCGGCGACGAGCGCCGCTTCGCCGAACGTGAAGGGCACCTCCCCGCGCATCCGGCGGTAGGCGGCCTCGCGGCCTATGTTGAGGATTTCGGCCACCGTAGCGGCCGGGTTGGAATTTTTGGGCGTATTTTCGAGAACAGCGCCGATCAGCGCCGCATTCAAAGCGTTCACTGGCATTTTTTCGGGTTTAACGTCTCCGGTTTACAAAAATAAAAAATAAATCCGCTACGGACAACGGCCCTGTCGCTTTCGACCTCGAATCCGTCCTTACGGAATACTCCCGCCGAAAACCGAGAAAGCCGCGGTCGTCGTGACCGCGGTTCTCCATTCCTAACGGACGTCGTTACGTCCTATTTTCCGAGCTGCATCTTCTCGATCAGCGCCTTCGTCTCGGGCTTGTGGCCGCGGAAACGCACGTAAAGCTCCATCGGATCTTCCGTACCGCCCTTCGAAAGGATGTTGTCGCGGAACGACGCGGCGACCTCGGGGCTGAAGATGCCCTTCTCCTCGAAGAGCGAGAAGGCATCGGCCTCCAGCACCTCGGCCCACTTGTAACCGTAGTACCCCGAGGCGTACCCTCCGGCGAAGATATGCCCGAAGGCCGGCGACATGGCCGTACCCTCGACCGCGGGCAGCACCTGCGCCGGAGCCATCGCCTCGCGCTCGAAGGCCTCCACGTCGCCCTCGAACGGCTCGGTGAGCGTATGCCACGCCATGTCGGTCAGGCCGAACGACAGTTGCCGCACGTTGGCATAGGCCGCCAGGTAGTTCTGCGCCGCGACGATGCGCTCCACGATCTGCGCGGGAATCTTCTCCCCCGTCTCGTAGTGCCCGGCCCAGAGGTCGAGGAACTCCTTCTGCGTGGCCCAGTTCTCCATGATCTGCGACGGCAGCTCCACGAAGTCGCGCGAAACGTTCGTGCCGGTCAGCGACTCGTAGGAGCCCTCGCCCAGCATGCCGTGGAGCGAATGCCCGAATTCGTGGAGGAAGGTCTCCACCTCGTCGAAGGTCAGCAGCGAGGGCGACTTTTCGGTGGGCTTCGTGAAGTTCATCACCAGCGACACCAGCGGGCGGGTCTCCTTCCCGTCCACGCACTTCGCACCGCGGAATTCGGTCATCCACGCCCCCGAGTTTTTCGACGCGCGGGGGAAGAAGTCGAGGTAGAGGACGGCCATGAAACGCCCCTCGGCGTCCGTCACGTCGTAGGCCGTCACGTCGGGATGATAGACGGCCACGGCCGGATTGGGGGTGAAATGCAGTCCGTAGAGCTTTTCGGCCAGCAGGAAGACACCCTTTTTGACCCGCTCCAGCTCGAAATAGGGCTTGACCGTCTCGGCGTCGAGCGCATACTTCTCGCGCTTGTATTTCTCGCTGTAATAGGCCCAGTCCCACGGCATCAGCGTCCCTTCGAAGCCCTGCGAGGCGGCATAGCCGGCGATCGTGCGGTAATCGGCGTCGGCATACCGCTTCGTCTCGTCGAGCAGCTCCCCGAGGAACGCACGGACGGTCGGCGTGTTCTTGGCCATGCGCTCCTCGAGCACATAGTCCGCATAGCATTCATAGCCCAGCAGGTTGGCCAGCCGGAGGCGCGTATTGGCGATCCGCTTGACGATCTCCGTGTTGTCGAACTTGCCGCCCAGCGCGCACGAACCGTTCGCCCGCCACAGCTTCTCCTTGAGCGCGCGGTTCGAGGAGTAGGTCATGAAGGGCAGGTAGCTGGGGTACTGCAACGTCACGGTCCACCCCTTCTCCCCGCGCGAACGGGCCTCAGCGGCCATCCCTTCGCGGACGAATTCCGGCAGTTCGGAGACTGTCGCCGGATCGGTGATGTTGAGCGTGAAGGCGTTGGTCGCGGCCAGCGAATTGCGGTCGAACTCCAGCGAAAGGGCCGACAGTTCGGTGGTGTACTGCCGGTAGAGCTCCTTGTCGGCGTCCGACAGCGCCGCGCCGTTGCGGGCGAAGCTCTTGTAGGTCTTCTCCAGCAGGCGCCTGTCCTCGGCCGAAAGGCCCCGTCCGGGATGCTCATAGACGGCCTTCACGCGCGCGAACAGTTCGGGATCGAGCGAAATGTCGTTGGACAGCTCCGTCAGGCGGGGCTGGACGCGCATGGCGATCTGCTGCATCTCCTCCGACGTATCGGCGCTCAGCAGGTTGAAGAAGACGCCCGATATCCGGTTCAGCAGCTCGCCCTGGCGCTCCAGCGCCACGATCGTGTTGCCGAAGGTCGGCTTCTTCGGGTTCTTCACGATCGCTTCGATCTCGGCGCGCGAGCAGGCGATCGCGGCGTCGAACGCCGGTTCGTAGTCCGCCGGTTCGATCCGGTCGAACGGCGGCGTGGCATGGGGCGTCTTCCACTCCGCCAGCAGCGGATTCGAGGTGTCCAGTTCGGGCAGATCGGCCCGGGGAATCGAATTGTCGGCGCATCCGGCCGCAAGTGTCGAAAGGGTCATAATCAACAGGGCTTTTTTCATCGTATCCTCAAATAAATAAGAAGGTTTCTTCAACGGGTTGCGAAATCGGAGCCGGGCCGTCATTCCCGGACGGTGCGGGGACTTTCCGCCGCCCCGTCCGCACGCTTGTCCGCAGCTTCCTCCGCACGGAGGGGCTGCGCGCCGGTCCGCACCGCGGCGGCCTTCAGAGGCGTCTTGCCGGAGAGGGCCGCAGGAGAGAGCGTCCCCGCATCCGCATGTTCCGGCACGGCGGCTGCCGGAACCATGCCGGAAACCGGCGCGGGACTTTCCGCCGCGGCGAGCGAATCCGCCGGGTCGGGGCCGTTCCAGAGACCCCGGCTGCGCAGCATCGCCCGCTTGTCGGGGTCCTTGCCGCGAAAGGCGCGGTAGAGGCTCATGCCGTCCTGCTCGCCGCCGCGGGCGAGCACCTTGCGGCGGAAATCGGCGGCAATGCGCCGGTCGAACAGGTCGCCGCTCTCGCGGAACGCCTCGAAGGCGTCCTTGTCCAGCACCTCGGCCCACGTATAGAAATAGTACCCGGCCGAGTAGCCGCCGTCGAAGATGTGGCTGAAATAGGGGTAACGATAACGCGGCTCGATCTGCGGAATCAGCCCCCGCTTCTCGGTCAGCGCCTGCCGCTCGAAGGCCACGGGATCGAACGGCTCGTACTCCCGGACCGAATGGATGTCCATGTCGGAGAGCGCGGCGGCGGTCTGCTCGGTGGTCATGAATCCCTGGTTGAACAGCTCGCTGCGACGGATCTTGTCGATCATCGCCTGCGGAATGACGTCGCCCGTGCGGTAGTGCACGGCGTACTGCCGCAGCACTTCGGGATCGAAGGCCCAGTTCTCCATCAG from Alistipes dispar carries:
- a CDS encoding M3 family metallopeptidase — translated: MKKALLIMTLSTLAAGCADNSIPRADLPELDTSNPLLAEWKTPHATPPFDRIEPADYEPAFDAAIACSRAEIEAIVKNPKKPTFGNTIVALERQGELLNRISGVFFNLLSADTSEEMQQIAMRVQPRLTELSNDISLDPELFARVKAVYEHPGRGLSAEDRRLLEKTYKSFARNGAALSDADKELYRQYTTELSALSLEFDRNSLAATNAFTLNITDPATVSELPEFVREGMAAEARSRGEKGWTVTLQYPSYLPFMTYSSNRALKEKLWRANGSCALGGKFDNTEIVKRIANTRLRLANLLGYECYADYVLEERMAKNTPTVRAFLGELLDETKRYADADYRTIAGYAASQGFEGTLMPWDWAYYSEKYKREKYALDAETVKPYFELERVKKGVFLLAEKLYGLHFTPNPAVAVYHPDVTAYDVTDAEGRFMAVLYLDFFPRASKNSGAWMTEFRGAKCVDGKETRPLVSLVMNFTKPTEKSPSLLTFDEVETFLHEFGHSLHGMLGEGSYESLTGTNVSRDFVELPSQIMENWATQKEFLDLWAGHYETGEKIPAQIVERIVAAQNYLAAYANVRQLSFGLTDMAWHTLTEPFEGDVEAFEREAMAPAQVLPAVEGTAMSPAFGHIFAGGYASGYYGYKWAEVLEADAFSLFEEKGIFSPEVAASFRDNILSKGGTEDPMELYVRFRGHKPETKALIEKMQLGK